From Woronichinia naegeliana WA131, the proteins below share one genomic window:
- a CDS encoding DUF6444 domain-containing protein, with amino-acid sequence MEEKQLLETAEIDENDWEQTPVSVRNLVVKLFDKIEQLEKHLKELQETNEKISEKVNQNSQNSNNPPTSEPLNVEIPKKKKKLGGKKRGGQIGHKGHSRFLYSEEKCKEIIEHHPDSCKCCGEKLRGIDPNPYRHQIVEIPPIVLEIVEHRLYERVCDNCGQKTRGEHLTFAISRNT; translated from the coding sequence ATGGAAGAAAAACAGCTACTAGAGACAGCCGAAATTGACGAAAATGATTGGGAGCAAACCCCAGTCAGCGTCAGAAATCTGGTGGTAAAATTATTCGATAAGATAGAGCAACTAGAAAAACACCTCAAAGAATTGCAGGAAACAAACGAAAAGATTAGCGAAAAAGTCAATCAGAATTCTCAAAACTCAAATAACCCTCCTACGTCAGAGCCGCTAAATGTTGAAATTCCCAAGAAAAAAAAGAAACTGGGTGGAAAAAAGAGAGGAGGGCAAATAGGTCATAAAGGTCATAGCCGCTTTTTGTATTCAGAAGAAAAGTGTAAGGAAATTATCGAACACCATCCTGATAGCTGTAAGTGTTGCGGTGAAAAACTAAGGGGAATAGACCCAAACCCCTATCGTCATCAAATAGTAGAGATACCGCCCATCGTTCTAGAAATAGTAGAACATAGGCTATATGAAAGAGTTTGTGATAATTGTGGACAAAAAACGAGAGGGGAGCATCTCACCTTTGCAATAAGTAGAAATACTTAA
- a CDS encoding helix-turn-helix domain-containing protein, with product MLKTYIVRLSQEERQTLKDLVSIGKGAAYKIKHANILLNIDVNGQGWTDEEAAAAFSCHRNTVANLRERLVNEGVESALSRKPRKTPPRQPIIDGEVEAKLIALRCGEPPAGQARWTLRLLADKAVELEIVPAISHETVRQVLKKTN from the coding sequence ATGCTCAAGACCTATATTGTCCGATTAAGTCAAGAAGAACGTCAGACCCTAAAAGATTTGGTATCCATCGGCAAAGGAGCGGCTTACAAAATTAAGCACGCCAATATTCTGTTAAACATTGATGTGAATGGACAAGGATGGACGGATGAGGAAGCTGCCGCCGCCTTTAGTTGTCACCGTAACACAGTCGCCAATCTCAGGGAGCGATTGGTCAATGAAGGTGTGGAGTCAGCATTAAGCCGCAAGCCCCGCAAAACGCCGCCTCGTCAACCGATTATTGATGGAGAGGTAGAAGCAAAACTAATCGCCTTACGTTGTGGAGAACCGCCTGCTGGTCAAGCCCGTTGGACATTGAGGTTACTAGCCGACAAGGCGGTCGAGTTAGAAATTGTGCCAGCAATTAGTCACGAAACCGTGCGTCAAGTGTTAAAAAAAACGAACTAA
- a CDS encoding transposase: protein MYVIPPEKSAEFVSNMEDVLEIYHRPYDPNCPVICMDEQPIQLVKETRLPLPAKPGQPEAHDYEYERNGTANIFMFTEPLSGWRKTVVSERRTSVDWATEIKNLLDNDYADNDKVILVCDQLNRAC from the coding sequence ATGTACGTGATTCCACCAGAAAAGAGTGCCGAATTTGTGTCTAACATGGAAGATGTTCTAGAAATTTATCACCGACCCTATGACCCCAATTGTCCAGTGATTTGCATGGATGAGCAACCTATACAATTGGTCAAAGAAACCCGCCTTCCTCTACCAGCCAAACCTGGACAGCCAGAGGCGCATGATTACGAATATGAACGCAATGGAACAGCCAATATCTTTATGTTTACAGAACCCTTGTCTGGGTGGCGAAAGACAGTTGTCAGTGAACGTAGAACATCGGTTGACTGGGCAACAGAAATTAAGAATTTACTCGATAACGACTATGCTGATAACGACAAAGTCATTTTAGTATGTGATCAGCTAAATAGGGCTTGCTGA
- the infB gene encoding translation initiation factor IF-2 produces MNNAKVRIYDLSKELHLENKDILDICEKLNIAVKSHSSTISESDAERIRASAEKYTPHPSPKRRDAPPSRELLPREERKQQILAIHHKQTRPNPATALKTPSPAIANPPAPPRLQSPPNLSPERPTVTDKVSEKSGTPSLPAAPTSPLKESGANPHEVELAVAPIAVNSPPVKAKPSVEDDRPLLTPPSRLMAAAPKRDRSEQRGDRPDKAGKGNNQSPNGRSSEQKPSRPVVVTLKDPIPKPEKGVKVIAPLKGGEKGKPKIELQRPKPPQPEQDDNLPELLEFPLEPTDKAADDDLAGEEGVLELTDKQKPKLKRPTPPRPAKRSKWEEEEEEERENKAKAAAKTKRRPLMVEEDEEEELGLDGNPIVSAALVSISIARPPKPKSMSAKVNAPPTANKPKKPTAKSEGSSNRGRNERRDRKEVVQRPESIVLSSSLTVRELSDLLKVPETEIIKLLFQKGIAVQITQTLEEETARLVAEEFDVLIETRATQSAATKTSEMLDLADLENLVRRPPVVTIMGHVDHGKTTLLDSIRKTKVAQGEAGGITQHIGAYHVDIEHNDQAEQIVFLDTPGHEAFTAMRARGAKVTDIAILVVAADDGVQPQTREAISHARAAEVPIIVAINKVDKPEANPDRIKQELSDLGLLAEEWGGQTIMVPVSALKGENLDGLLEMILLVSEMEELSANPNRAAKGTVIEANLDRTRGPVATLLVQNGTLRVGDVFVAGAVLGKIRAMIDDRGNKVEAASPSFAVEVLGLNDVPAAGDEFEVYANEKEARAIAEARSDSNRQARLQQALSSRRVTLSTLSAQAQEGELKELNLILKADVQGSVEAILGSLKQLPQNEVQIRVLLAAPGEITETDVDLAAASGAVVVGFNTTLASGARQAADQEGVDIREYDIIYKLLDEIQGAMEGLLDPEEIESSLGQAEVRAIFPVGRGSVAGCYVLSGKIIRNRNLRVRRGNHVIYEGTIDSLKRMKEDAREVNAGYECGIGISKFNDWKEGDIIEAYEMTMKRRTLSS; encoded by the coding sequence ATGAACAACGCCAAGGTTAGAATTTATGATTTATCAAAAGAGTTGCATCTGGAAAATAAAGACATTTTAGATATTTGCGAAAAACTCAATATTGCGGTAAAAAGTCATAGCAGCACTATTAGTGAGTCCGATGCTGAACGGATCAGAGCCAGTGCGGAAAAATATACTCCCCATCCCAGCCCCAAACGTCGAGATGCCCCCCCCAGTCGGGAACTTCTCCCTAGAGAGGAGCGCAAACAACAGATTTTAGCGATACACCATAAGCAAACCCGTCCTAACCCTGCGACTGCCTTGAAAACACCGTCTCCCGCCATTGCCAACCCCCCTGCTCCCCCTAGACTCCAGTCTCCTCCGAATCTCTCACCTGAACGCCCTACTGTAACGGATAAAGTCTCAGAGAAATCAGGTACTCCTAGCTTGCCAGCCGCTCCTACTTCGCCCTTAAAGGAGAGTGGAGCGAACCCCCATGAGGTGGAGTTGGCCGTAGCTCCCATAGCAGTGAATTCTCCCCCTGTAAAAGCTAAACCGTCGGTAGAGGATGATCGTCCTTTATTAACGCCTCCTTCTCGCTTAATGGCAGCGGCCCCCAAACGCGATCGCAGTGAACAACGGGGTGATAGACCGGATAAGGCTGGAAAAGGCAATAATCAGAGTCCTAATGGCCGCAGTAGTGAACAGAAACCCAGTCGCCCTGTTGTTGTCACCCTCAAAGATCCCATTCCCAAACCGGAAAAAGGGGTTAAGGTGATCGCGCCGCTCAAGGGAGGGGAAAAAGGAAAACCCAAAATTGAACTTCAGCGTCCCAAGCCTCCTCAACCAGAACAGGATGATAATTTACCAGAATTACTCGAATTTCCCCTAGAGCCAACGGATAAGGCCGCTGATGATGATCTGGCGGGAGAAGAAGGGGTTCTCGAACTCACTGACAAACAAAAACCGAAATTAAAACGTCCTACCCCACCCCGTCCAGCTAAACGGAGCAAATGGGAAGAGGAAGAAGAAGAAGAGCGGGAAAATAAAGCCAAAGCGGCGGCTAAAACGAAACGTCGTCCTCTTATGGTGGAGGAAGATGAGGAAGAGGAGTTGGGATTGGATGGCAATCCCATTGTCAGTGCTGCTCTAGTAAGCATTTCGATCGCCCGTCCACCTAAACCGAAATCGATGTCGGCCAAAGTGAACGCGCCTCCTACCGCCAATAAACCCAAGAAACCAACGGCGAAATCAGAAGGTTCTAGTAATCGGGGTCGGAATGAACGTCGCGATCGCAAAGAAGTGGTGCAACGTCCAGAAAGCATTGTGCTGTCCAGTAGCTTAACGGTACGAGAACTGTCTGATCTACTCAAAGTCCCAGAAACCGAGATTATTAAACTGCTTTTCCAAAAAGGGATTGCCGTTCAAATCACCCAAACCCTGGAAGAGGAAACGGCCCGTTTAGTGGCAGAAGAGTTTGATGTTCTCATTGAAACCAGAGCAACCCAGTCTGCGGCCACCAAAACCTCAGAAATGCTCGATTTGGCCGACTTGGAAAATCTGGTACGTCGTCCTCCCGTTGTCACCATCATGGGTCACGTCGATCATGGTAAAACAACCCTACTCGACTCAATTCGGAAAACCAAGGTGGCCCAGGGAGAAGCGGGCGGTATTACCCAGCATATTGGGGCTTACCACGTTGATATTGAACATAACGATCAAGCCGAACAGATTGTCTTCCTAGATACTCCTGGCCACGAAGCCTTTACCGCCATGCGAGCACGCGGGGCCAAGGTGACGGATATTGCCATTCTGGTGGTTGCGGCCGATGATGGTGTGCAACCCCAAACCCGTGAAGCCATTAGTCACGCCAGGGCGGCGGAAGTCCCGATTATTGTGGCCATTAACAAGGTCGATAAGCCGGAAGCCAATCCTGACCGTATTAAACAGGAATTATCGGATCTAGGTCTATTGGCAGAAGAATGGGGCGGTCAAACCATTATGGTTCCTGTCAGTGCTCTCAAGGGAGAAAACCTGGATGGTTTACTCGAAATGATTTTACTGGTTTCGGAAATGGAAGAACTGTCCGCCAATCCGAACCGTGCCGCTAAGGGAACCGTTATTGAAGCCAATCTAGACCGTACCAGGGGCCCCGTTGCCACCTTACTGGTTCAAAATGGCACTTTACGAGTCGGGGATGTCTTCGTCGCTGGGGCAGTCCTGGGTAAGATTCGAGCCATGATCGATGATCGGGGCAATAAGGTAGAAGCCGCCAGTCCTTCCTTTGCGGTGGAGGTCTTAGGTCTCAATGATGTTCCGGCAGCCGGAGATGAGTTTGAGGTCTATGCCAATGAAAAAGAAGCCAGGGCGATCGCCGAAGCACGTTCTGATAGTAATCGTCAAGCTCGATTACAACAGGCCCTATCTTCTCGTCGTGTCACCCTGAGTACCCTGTCGGCCCAAGCCCAGGAAGGAGAACTCAAGGAACTCAATCTCATTCTCAAAGCTGACGTTCAAGGGTCTGTCGAAGCGATTTTAGGCTCCTTAAAACAACTTCCCCAAAACGAAGTCCAAATTCGAGTCCTTTTGGCAGCCCCAGGAGAAATTACAGAAACCGATGTGGATCTAGCCGCAGCGAGTGGTGCAGTGGTAGTAGGCTTTAATACCACTTTGGCCAGTGGTGCTCGTCAAGCCGCCGATCAAGAAGGGGTCGATATTCGGGAATACGACATTATCTATAAGCTTCTGGATGAAATTCAAGGGGCAATGGAAGGGTTACTCGATCCCGAAGAGATTGAGTCTTCCCTGGGTCAGGCTGAAGTCCGCGCTATCTTCCCTGTCGGTCGTGGCAGTGTGGCTGGTTGTTATGTTCTATCCGGTAAAATTATCCGTAATCGTAATCTACGGGTACGACGAGGTAATCATGTCATTTACGAAGGCACCATTGATTCTCTCAAACGGATGAAGGAAGATGCTCGTGAAGTCAATGCGGGTTACGAGTGTGGTATCGGCATTTCCAAGTTTAATGACTGGAAAGAAGGGGATATCATCGAAGCCTACGAAATGACCATGAAACGGCGGACGCTTTCTAGCTAG